In Andrena cerasifolii isolate SP2316 unplaced genomic scaffold, iyAndCera1_principal scaffold0205, whole genome shotgun sequence, a single window of DNA contains:
- the LOC143378093 gene encoding uncharacterized protein LOC143378093, with amino-acid sequence MWLRAALITVLQLTTLLIGGTTPDTDFAIKEFQDHPGIYFENLGDLQIYRDSWKLILHLDISYIYRRESNLQAALYDILAQCKTPSTNNLQKFCKTFGTKIQSKVDRVTKFLTYVQQTISSAPKQRRGLIDGLGYIGKSLFGLMDSEDRKIINDQIDFLKRQDSRLKNTIKGQMQIVRANAELLNETIHNVQENEKTLLNATWQIQYLLQQTTDITRFRETIDENLILINSVAETLLRDTQDLLEFIMDIKKGVLNPQLMPPAQIITYLTSALAHIPQGLDFPIGIKLENMHVLYDILTLSAFSDTKSITVVLDIPLLSAKKFKLSKVHPVPTKVNDSFYAYIEPLDSKVVLDTSMQDYIQLSKQDLTE; translated from the coding sequence gattaccgtcctacaattgacgacactactcataggaggaacaacccccgacacagacttcgctataaaagaatttcaagatcacccgggcatttacttcgaaaacttaggcgatctacagatttaccgggatagttggaaactaatactacacttagacatatcgtacatttaccgacgcgaatcaaatctccaggcagcactatatgacatacttgctcagtgtaaaacaccttctactaataacttacaaaaattctgtaaaacgtttggcacgaaaattcaaagcaaagtagaccgcgtaaccaaattccttacttacgtccaacaaaccataagctccgcaccaaaacagcgtcgcgggctaatagacggattaggttacataggcaaatcactcttcggactaatggattccgaagacagaaagataatcaacgaccaaatagacttcctaaaaagacaagacagtagattaaagaatacaatcaaagggcaaatgcaaattgtaagagctaacgccgaacttctaaatgaaactatacacaacgtacaagaaaatgaaaaaacccttttaaacgcaacttggcaaattcaatacttactacaacagacgactgacattactagatttcgagagacaatagacgaaaacctcatactaataaatagcgtcgcggaaacactcctgcgtgacacacaagacttgttagaattcataatggatataaagaaaggagtccttaacccacaattaatgccaccggcacaaatcataacatacctcacttcagcactcgctcacatcccgcaaggattagacttcccgatcggaataaaactagaaaatatgcacgtcctatacgacatccttacactttccgcattttcggatacgaaatcaattaccgtagtactagatatcccattgttgagcgcaaagaaattcaaattaagcaaggtacacccggtacccacaaaggtaaacgattcgttctacgcgtatatagaacccctcgactcaaaagtggtactcgacacctcgatgcaagattacatacaactaagcaaacaagacctaacagaat